In Acidimicrobiia bacterium, one genomic interval encodes:
- a CDS encoding transcription antitermination factor NusB, with translation MKKQGANAPGVAVRRVAIEALQRITQEGAYANLALPSLLRDSALDQRDRAFVTELVYGTTRYLRACDWIIDHYVDRELDAPVRAALRIGTYQLHFMKVAPHAAVSATVGAVSTKTRGFVNAVLRRVAKHSAPWPSDAVRLSYPDWLVEQLVDDLGTESAIAALTSMNTPAQRHQRADGYTQDLASQWVSEYVGAQAGELVLDVCAAPGGKATAMTKEGAKVVASDLRQSRVSLVASNVAATKAETVRPIVSDGTIAPFRAASFDRVLLDAPCSGLGVLRRRADARWRIKPEDVERLTRLQRSLIDEAVTQVKPGGYLFYSVCTLTNAETLEIDNYFASKHPNFVPLDRPDSPWQPWGRGALLLPQAANSDGMWVLGLKRNN, from the coding sequence GTGAAAAAACAAGGTGCCAACGCGCCTGGAGTTGCGGTCCGGCGAGTTGCAATTGAGGCGCTGCAGCGAATAACACAAGAAGGCGCCTATGCCAATCTGGCTTTGCCATCACTTCTGCGAGATTCGGCCCTTGACCAGCGAGATCGCGCTTTCGTAACCGAGCTTGTCTATGGCACGACGCGATACTTGCGGGCTTGTGATTGGATTATTGACCATTACGTGGATCGTGAGCTTGACGCCCCGGTTCGTGCCGCTCTTCGTATCGGTACCTACCAGCTGCATTTTATGAAAGTTGCACCGCACGCCGCAGTTTCGGCCACGGTCGGTGCTGTCAGTACGAAAACTCGGGGCTTCGTTAATGCGGTGCTACGTCGCGTTGCTAAGCATTCTGCGCCGTGGCCAAGCGACGCCGTTCGGCTGAGTTACCCCGATTGGCTAGTTGAGCAGCTAGTTGACGATCTGGGCACGGAATCTGCGATTGCAGCGTTGACCTCGATGAACACGCCCGCACAGCGACACCAACGCGCCGATGGCTACACCCAAGACTTAGCATCGCAATGGGTGAGCGAGTATGTGGGTGCACAAGCTGGAGAATTAGTACTAGATGTTTGCGCCGCGCCTGGTGGCAAAGCAACGGCGATGACTAAGGAGGGTGCCAAGGTCGTGGCGTCCGACCTGCGTCAAAGCCGGGTCTCGCTGGTTGCTTCGAACGTGGCGGCCACCAAGGCAGAAACGGTGCGACCTATCGTCAGTGACGGCACCATCGCGCCGTTTCGAGCCGCGAGCTTCGACCGGGTCTTGCTAGACGCTCCTTGTAGCGGGCTTGGAGTGTTACGGCGTCGAGCCGACGCACGTTGGCGTATAAAACCTGAAGATGTGGAGCGTTTAACCCGGCTTCAGCGCAGCCTAATTGACGAGGCCGTTACGCAGGTCAAGCCTGGCGGCTATCTGTTCTATTCGGTGTGCACGCTTACCAACGCTGAAACGTTAGAGATTGACAACTATTTTGCATCTAAGCATCCGAATTTTGTGCCGCTCGATCGCCCGGATTCGCCTTGGCAACCGTGGGGGAGAGGGGCGCTTTTGTTGCCCCAGGCAGCGAATAGTGATGGCATGTGGGTTTTGGGTCTCAAACGCAATAATTAG
- a CDS encoding MogA/MoaB family molybdenum cofactor biosynthesis protein, whose amino-acid sequence MGSGFETKIVTVSDGVFNQVREDKSALALRSAVEASGATVVDTKVVPDGIEVLSSVLVDMAEGFNGVIITTGGTGFGPRDLTPEATAAVIERVAPGLAEATRAVNPLGRLSRGVAGTIGSALVLNTPGSPGGAVEAFEAVVDVLGHIVELLAGHTQH is encoded by the coding sequence ATGGGTTCAGGATTCGAAACAAAAATTGTGACGGTTTCCGACGGTGTCTTCAACCAGGTCCGAGAAGATAAGTCGGCTTTAGCCCTGCGCAGTGCGGTAGAAGCCAGCGGTGCCACGGTTGTAGATACCAAGGTTGTACCTGATGGGATCGAGGTGCTTAGTTCCGTTTTGGTCGACATGGCCGAGGGTTTCAACGGGGTAATTATCACCACCGGTGGAACCGGTTTCGGACCCCGCGACCTGACCCCAGAGGCCACAGCGGCCGTCATAGAGCGTGTGGCACCTGGTTTGGCGGAAGCCACGAGGGCCGTGAACCCCCTTGGGCGTTTGTCGCGAGGAGTTGCGGGCACGATTGGTTCGGCTTTGGTGCTTAACACCCCCGGTAGCCCTGGTGGCGCGGTGGAAGCCTTTGAGGCAGTGGTCGACGTTCTGGGCCATATCGTTGAGCTTCTGGCTGGTCACACACAACATTAG
- the ribD gene encoding bifunctional diaminohydroxyphosphoribosylaminopyrimidine deaminase/5-amino-6-(5-phosphoribosylamino)uracil reductase RibD yields the protein MDDETLMQQALKAAASVKGLTAPNPWVGAVLLLNDGAVTVGVTHPAGGPHAEIHALEQAGDAASGSTMFVTLEPCSHYGRTPPCVEAIVAAGVAKVVVAMIDPDPLVAGRGVQALREAGVEVKLGIGETEAQSLLAPYIHHRETGRPYVVLKMAASLDGGTAAPDYTSQWITSAVSRLDVHRLRAQSDAILVGAGTVRADDPALTVRGVESPLEGVSYKPLRVVLGSASNDRHVHPCLEMTGPLDKVLDDLGQRGVIQLLVEGGAHVAGEFHRSGLVNHYIIYLAPALFGGDDARPIMSGDGATTMDELWRGRILSAELIGDDVRIEFVPGDAKHYSTTLL from the coding sequence TTGGACGACGAAACTCTCATGCAACAGGCACTAAAAGCTGCTGCTTCCGTTAAAGGTCTGACAGCCCCAAATCCTTGGGTCGGTGCCGTCTTATTGTTGAATGATGGTGCGGTCACCGTAGGTGTAACACATCCCGCGGGCGGACCTCACGCCGAAATTCATGCGCTTGAACAAGCTGGCGATGCTGCTTCGGGTTCAACCATGTTCGTTACCCTCGAGCCTTGTTCTCATTATGGGCGAACTCCACCTTGTGTGGAAGCCATCGTGGCGGCCGGAGTCGCCAAGGTGGTGGTCGCCATGATCGATCCAGATCCACTGGTTGCGGGCCGTGGTGTACAGGCTCTGAGAGAAGCCGGGGTCGAAGTTAAATTAGGTATTGGCGAAACCGAAGCTCAATCGCTGCTGGCCCCGTACATTCACCATCGAGAAACTGGTCGTCCTTATGTGGTGTTGAAAATGGCAGCCAGTCTTGATGGTGGTACGGCGGCCCCCGATTACACCAGCCAGTGGATTACGAGCGCCGTTTCACGACTCGATGTGCATCGTTTACGCGCCCAGAGTGACGCCATTTTGGTGGGGGCTGGAACGGTACGTGCCGATGACCCCGCCCTCACCGTACGGGGCGTAGAATCACCGTTAGAGGGCGTAAGTTATAAGCCGCTTAGGGTGGTGCTTGGCAGCGCCTCAAATGATCGACACGTGCACCCTTGTTTAGAGATGACCGGTCCCCTCGACAAAGTGCTCGACGATCTAGGCCAACGCGGCGTGATCCAGCTGCTAGTTGAGGGTGGCGCCCATGTGGCGGGCGAATTCCACCGAAGCGGCCTGGTGAACCATTACATAATTTATTTGGCGCCCGCCCTCTTTGGTGGCGATGACGCTAGGCCAATCATGAGCGGCGATGGTGCTACCACCATGGATGAGCTGTGGCGAGGCCGCATACTTTCTGCCGAGTTAATCGGTGACGACGTTCGCATCGAATTTGTCCCCGGCGATGCCAAACATTATTCAACCACACTTCTTTGA
- a CDS encoding bifunctional 3,4-dihydroxy-2-butanone-4-phosphate synthase/GTP cyclohydrolase II, with translation MSDNNTTDDNDLTPTFAPISEAIAAIGRGEIVVVVDDEDRENEGDLIMAAEAATAEKVAFFVRYTSGVICVALTGERCDDLGLPLMVADNTEYQLTAFTHSVDYRHDTTTGISAADRTATMVNLADPTVAWSDFNRPGHIFPLRARDGGVLKRAGHTEAAVDLARLAGLNPAGTLCEIVNEDGTMARVPELRVFAKEHNLLMISIADLVKYRRQHEMLVEATGQARVPTEYGTFVAHAYRSVLDGTEHVAFVRGEINGDEPVLVRVHSECLTGDIFGSLRCDCGPQLHAALEQIAAAGSGVLVYLRGHEGRGIGLGHKLRAYGLQDSGQDTVDANLSLGLPVDSREYGIGAQILADLGVQKMRILTNNPAKYGGLQGFGLEIVERVPIQSKPNPENIRYLRTKQERLGHLLEGLDDEPETSSGHQPVMGASGD, from the coding sequence ATGAGCGATAACAACACAACCGACGACAACGACTTAACACCTACCTTCGCGCCGATATCCGAGGCCATTGCGGCCATTGGTCGTGGCGAGATTGTGGTCGTGGTCGATGACGAAGACCGCGAGAATGAAGGTGACCTGATCATGGCCGCGGAAGCGGCCACCGCTGAAAAAGTGGCTTTCTTTGTGCGATACACCTCGGGGGTTATTTGTGTGGCTCTAACGGGGGAACGCTGCGACGACTTGGGTTTGCCCCTTATGGTGGCCGACAACACTGAATACCAGCTAACCGCGTTTACCCATTCGGTTGATTACCGTCACGACACGACCACCGGAATATCGGCTGCCGACCGCACAGCCACCATGGTGAATTTGGCCGATCCCACCGTTGCGTGGAGTGATTTCAACCGTCCTGGTCATATTTTCCCGTTGCGTGCCCGGGATGGAGGAGTGTTGAAGCGAGCTGGCCATACTGAAGCGGCCGTCGATTTGGCTCGCCTGGCTGGATTGAACCCGGCTGGAACGTTATGTGAGATTGTGAATGAAGACGGCACCATGGCTCGAGTCCCCGAGCTGCGCGTCTTTGCCAAAGAACACAACTTGTTGATGATCTCTATTGCTGATTTGGTTAAATATCGGCGTCAGCATGAAATGTTGGTGGAAGCAACAGGGCAAGCTCGGGTTCCTACCGAATATGGAACTTTCGTGGCCCATGCTTACCGTTCGGTTCTTGATGGAACAGAACATGTTGCCTTCGTGCGAGGTGAAATCAACGGCGATGAGCCAGTATTGGTTCGAGTGCACTCCGAGTGTCTCACCGGTGACATTTTTGGTTCACTGCGATGCGACTGTGGCCCCCAGCTTCATGCGGCACTGGAACAAATAGCAGCAGCAGGCAGCGGCGTTCTTGTCTACCTGCGTGGGCATGAAGGTCGTGGTATCGGACTTGGCCATAAGCTGCGTGCTTATGGGCTTCAAGACAGCGGCCAAGATACCGTTGACGCCAACCTGTCGCTGGGGTTACCGGTAGACAGTCGCGAGTACGGTATTGGTGCTCAAATCTTGGCTGACCTGGGCGTACAGAAAATGCGAATTCTTACCAACAACCCAGCAAAATATGGTGGATTACAAGGTTTCGGCCTCGAAATCGTGGAACGGGTTCCCATTCAGTCCAAGCCAAACCCCGAGAACATTCGCTATCTTCGTACCAAGCAAGAACGCCTTGGGCATTTACTAGAGGGATTAGATGACGAACCAGAAACAAGCTCCGGCCACCAACCAGTCATGGGTGCCAGCGGTGATTGA
- the ribH gene encoding 6,7-dimethyl-8-ribityllumazine synthase → MTNQKQAPATNQSWVPAVIEGSLDGRGLRVALVCGRFNDLITERLLAGAKGMLRRHGVAAADVHEVWVPGAFEIPYAAATIAKAGIADAIVGLGAVIRGATGHYDQVANQVASGLQSVSLSSGLPVVFGVLTVDTIEQALERAGTKAGNKGEESALVAIEMANLSRAIASSD, encoded by the coding sequence ATGACGAACCAGAAACAAGCTCCGGCCACCAACCAGTCATGGGTGCCAGCGGTGATTGAAGGCTCACTTGATGGTCGCGGTTTGCGAGTGGCTCTTGTCTGCGGACGTTTCAACGATCTAATCACCGAGCGCTTATTAGCAGGCGCTAAAGGAATGCTCCGCCGTCATGGTGTTGCCGCGGCCGATGTTCATGAGGTTTGGGTGCCAGGAGCATTTGAAATTCCATATGCTGCTGCCACCATCGCCAAAGCCGGTATTGCCGATGCCATCGTGGGCTTAGGCGCAGTGATCCGCGGTGCTACTGGTCATTATGACCAGGTTGCGAATCAGGTGGCCTCTGGTCTACAGAGCGTGTCACTAAGTTCCGGATTACCAGTGGTCTTTGGCGTCCTCACCGTAGACACTATTGAACAAGCCTTGGAACGTGCTGGTACTAAGGCTGGTAATAAAGGTGAAGAGTCGGCCCTGGTCGCAATTGAAATGGCCAACCTATCCCGCGCCATAGCTTCATCGGATTAA
- a CDS encoding cold shock domain-containing protein, translating into MEPRHGQVASFDNQAGYGELIDNLGNSWFFHCTAILDGSRTISVDKSVTFRLVAGRVGRWEAAEVQPLG; encoded by the coding sequence ATGGAACCTCGTCACGGACAGGTGGCCAGTTTCGATAATCAAGCTGGATACGGCGAACTTATCGACAATCTCGGAAATTCTTGGTTCTTCCACTGCACCGCCATACTCGATGGCAGCCGAACCATTAGCGTGGACAAGTCGGTAACGTTCCGCTTAGTTGCCGGTCGCGTGGGGCGCTGGGAAGCGGCTGAAGTTCAACCGCTTGGTTAG
- a CDS encoding DUF1844 domain-containing protein → MTIWTPDGEHPIDKGNDDSHNKASDQSDATREFLATLSDEDLATFTAMSEEDQVNTVQMWAELTEARGRMMETPAASIIANHAMGLYELAAIHLSAPEPNLTEAKLAIDALVALVEVVRGQTDADESTLNDAMAQIQMAFVQVSAALRNADDD, encoded by the coding sequence ATGACCATTTGGACCCCAGACGGCGAGCACCCAATCGACAAAGGCAATGACGACAGTCATAACAAAGCCTCGGATCAAAGCGACGCCACCCGGGAATTTTTAGCCACATTGTCTGATGAAGATCTGGCCACCTTTACCGCCATGTCGGAAGAAGACCAGGTCAATACGGTACAAATGTGGGCCGAGCTAACCGAAGCACGCGGCCGGATGATGGAAACCCCAGCCGCCAGCATCATTGCTAACCATGCCATGGGCCTCTACGAACTAGCGGCCATCCACCTCTCGGCACCTGAGCCCAATCTGACCGAAGCAAAGCTGGCCATTGATGCCCTGGTGGCCTTAGTCGAAGTGGTGCGGGGCCAAACCGACGCCGACGAATCGACACTTAATGACGCTATGGCCCAGATACAAATGGCCTTTGTGCAGGTTAGTGCGGCGCTAAGAAACGCCGATGATGATTAG
- the infC gene encoding translation initiation factor IF-3 encodes MAAPNTNEPRINERIRAREVRLVAPDGEQIGIKPLPEALAMARALELDLVEVADRANPPVCRIMDYGKYKYEAAQRAKDSRRKSTNVVVKEMKYRPKIGQGDFDTKTRKVGSFLDEGHKVKVTIMFRGREMQHPELGRKILEDIAEAVVEHGRVEVFPKLDGRNMIMVLAPDKKAQAAAAKRQSEDASEEAPPEAN; translated from the coding sequence ATAGCAGCGCCAAATACAAACGAGCCAAGGATTAACGAGCGCATTCGTGCTCGTGAAGTGCGTTTGGTAGCCCCCGATGGAGAACAAATCGGAATCAAACCACTTCCCGAGGCCCTGGCAATGGCCCGGGCGTTAGAACTTGACTTGGTAGAAGTGGCCGACCGCGCTAACCCCCCAGTCTGTCGAATAATGGACTATGGGAAGTACAAGTACGAAGCGGCTCAACGCGCTAAAGATTCGCGGCGTAAGAGCACCAACGTCGTGGTGAAGGAAATGAAGTATCGGCCAAAAATCGGCCAAGGCGACTTCGATACCAAAACCCGCAAAGTTGGCAGCTTCTTAGATGAAGGCCACAAGGTTAAAGTCACGATCATGTTCCGAGGTCGTGAGATGCAACACCCCGAGCTGGGCCGCAAGATCTTGGAAGATATTGCTGAAGCAGTAGTAGAGCACGGCCGTGTCGAAGTGTTTCCAAAACTAGATGGACGCAACATGATTATGGTTTTGGCACCCGATAAAAAGGCTCAAGCAGCAGCTGCAAAACGCCAGTCCGAAGACGCATCAGAAGAAGCGCCGCCAGAAGCTAACTAG
- the rpmI gene encoding 50S ribosomal protein L35 codes for MPKMKTHRGAAKRFKVTGTGKIMRRKAFRSHILEKKSPARKRRLASEAEVTGGDANHVKRQLGLR; via the coding sequence ATGCCAAAAATGAAGACCCACCGGGGTGCGGCCAAGCGTTTCAAGGTCACCGGCACGGGCAAAATCATGCGCCGTAAAGCCTTCCGGTCGCACATCCTTGAAAAGAAGTCACCCGCTCGCAAGCGCCGTTTGGCCAGCGAGGCCGAAGTAACTGGCGGCGACGCCAACCACGTCAAGCGCCAGCTCGGCCTGCGCTAA
- the rplT gene encoding 50S ribosomal protein L20 codes for MARVKRGVASKKHRKATLERAKGYYGNKSRSYRAANEQVMHSLQYAFRDRRARKGDFRKLWIQRINAACRMNDISYSRFIAGLREAGVEVDRKALADLAVTDSAAFAALVETARSGLNSAVAS; via the coding sequence ATGGCCAGAGTAAAACGCGGCGTAGCAAGCAAGAAACACCGTAAGGCCACGCTCGAGCGTGCCAAGGGTTACTACGGCAACAAGAGTCGCTCGTATCGCGCCGCCAACGAGCAGGTTATGCACTCGTTGCAGTATGCATTCCGCGATCGCCGTGCCCGTAAAGGCGATTTCCGCAAACTGTGGATTCAGCGCATTAACGCGGCGTGCCGCATGAACGACATCAGCTATAGCCGGTTCATTGCCGGTCTGCGCGAGGCTGGCGTCGAAGTTGACCGTAAGGCCTTGGCCGATTTAGCGGTCACCGACTCGGCTGCCTTCGCGGCGCTGGTTGAAACAGCACGTAGCGGTCTCAATAGCGCTGTCGCTTCTTAG
- a CDS encoding RNA methyltransferase, with translation MSGLVAQNPQIRRLRRLARRRRARHDEGLYLIEGPVLVQEALEQGTLFQAVYYEPHQEYELLIKELGACGIATYEVSAGVLSGITDSVNPRPIVGLAHIRASAVADVVTLARESKRPLLVLVDVRDPGNVGTILRAATASGVAGVVCCVGTVDPWAPKVARSAAGSLETMAIATGVSPNELLPLLASQGIPTLATVPDEGSFYFQISLVGSVAIVLGNEAHGLDSEVLSQVDSLVTIPMENNAESLNVAMAASVLCFEAQRQRLTSGATRDVASA, from the coding sequence GTGAGCGGCCTCGTCGCCCAGAACCCACAGATTCGTCGTCTGCGGCGCCTTGCACGGCGCCGCAGAGCGCGTCACGACGAAGGTTTGTATCTAATCGAGGGCCCAGTTTTGGTGCAAGAAGCCTTAGAGCAAGGAACCTTGTTTCAGGCTGTCTATTACGAGCCGCACCAAGAGTATGAGCTCTTGATCAAAGAACTTGGCGCTTGTGGCATTGCGACCTACGAAGTAAGTGCCGGGGTACTTTCTGGAATTACTGATTCGGTTAACCCGCGTCCAATCGTAGGGTTGGCTCATATTCGTGCTTCAGCGGTGGCCGATGTCGTCACTTTGGCACGTGAATCTAAACGCCCACTTCTCGTGCTCGTTGATGTTCGTGATCCGGGCAACGTGGGCACTATCTTGCGTGCCGCAACCGCGTCGGGGGTAGCTGGCGTTGTCTGTTGTGTTGGCACTGTCGACCCCTGGGCACCAAAGGTTGCTCGTTCAGCCGCTGGATCACTGGAAACTATGGCCATCGCGACCGGAGTTAGCCCAAATGAGTTATTACCGCTACTTGCTAGCCAGGGCATACCCACCTTGGCCACGGTTCCCGATGAGGGAAGCTTCTACTTCCAGATTTCATTGGTTGGTTCAGTAGCTATTGTTCTTGGAAACGAGGCGCATGGGCTGGACAGCGAGGTGTTGAGCCAAGTTGATTCGCTGGTCACTATTCCCATGGAAAACAACGCCGAATCATTAAATGTGGCCATGGCGGCATCGGTGTTATGTTTCGAAGCCCAACGGCAACGTTTAACTTCGGGTGCTACACGCGACGTGGCCTCCGCCTAA
- the pheS gene encoding phenylalanine--tRNA ligase subunit alpha, whose protein sequence is MMNELDELLTQSEDLLHQVDTLKALGELEAKLLGKRSSLVKAKASLGALPVDQRRDAGRRINEVRTLLEGRIGERRQVLEAEARLERLEAERLDLTEVIGANELGHLHLVTQTHQELEDVFVGMGFTVAEGPEIETEWYNFGALNFPPGHPARAMYDTLYVEFGEPESTLLRTHVSPVQMRVLEQNEPPIYVVCPGRVYRSDTPDASHMPVFHQIEGLVVDRNISMADLAGTLEAFTTAYFGGAIHARLRPSYFPFTEPSAEFDITCTICSGDGCQTCKRTGWIELGGCGMVHPNVLRNGGLDSEEYSGFAFGFGTDRLSLMRHGISDLRDMFTNDIRFLEQF, encoded by the coding sequence ATGATGAACGAACTGGACGAACTCTTAACCCAAAGCGAAGATTTGCTGCACCAGGTTGATACTTTGAAGGCACTGGGCGAGCTAGAAGCCAAACTGTTGGGCAAGCGCTCAAGCCTGGTGAAGGCCAAAGCCTCACTTGGCGCGTTGCCAGTAGACCAAAGACGAGATGCTGGTCGACGTATAAACGAGGTGCGAACGCTACTGGAAGGTCGTATTGGCGAGCGGCGCCAAGTGCTTGAAGCGGAAGCTCGCCTAGAGCGTTTAGAAGCGGAACGCCTTGACTTAACTGAAGTGATTGGCGCCAATGAGTTGGGTCATTTGCACCTGGTCACTCAAACTCACCAGGAACTGGAAGACGTTTTTGTTGGCATGGGTTTCACGGTGGCGGAAGGGCCCGAGATTGAGACTGAATGGTACAACTTTGGTGCCCTCAACTTCCCGCCTGGGCATCCAGCGCGTGCCATGTACGACACGCTTTACGTTGAGTTTGGCGAACCTGAATCGACTTTGTTGCGCACCCATGTATCACCGGTGCAAATGCGGGTGCTGGAACAGAATGAGCCACCAATTTATGTGGTGTGTCCGGGCCGCGTTTATCGCTCCGACACACCCGACGCCAGCCACATGCCAGTGTTCCACCAAATCGAAGGTTTGGTAGTCGATCGCAATATTTCGATGGCTGACTTGGCGGGCACCCTCGAAGCTTTTACGACTGCTTACTTCGGTGGCGCTATCCACGCTCGATTGCGGCCCTCGTATTTTCCTTTTACTGAGCCATCTGCTGAGTTTGATATAACCTGCACGATTTGTTCCGGCGATGGCTGTCAGACTTGCAAGCGAACTGGCTGGATTGAACTTGGGGGCTGCGGCATGGTCCACCCCAATGTGTTACGAAACGGCGGGTTAGACTCCGAAGAGTATTCTGGGTTTGCCTTTGGTTTCGGCACCGACCGCTTGTCTCTCATGCGTCACGGTATTAGCGACCTTAGAGATATGTTCACAAACGACATCCGATTCTTGGAACAGTTCTAG